One segment of Anaerohalosphaeraceae bacterium DNA contains the following:
- a CDS encoding peptidylprolyl isomerase: MEQTVRTGRGLMGLYAAGLFLFALGCGSKIPQGKFTQEQMLNIPLANRYNLPAPTGGMVLKVGSNTLTSEEILSVPQLQETLTPLAKRGNLAAYEAQAMPLLRSVIRSKVADLLLYEEARKNAPENIDEQLEAAVKKEIERFIADYDNNVALAEQELKRMGMDWRSFQEYNKKLIMTHSFISATVMEEKKFTRRELLDYYEQVKNEQFSRPGRLQFQLIELVPSKLTSEQIQEGETPEQAARRIAQEILSKLQQGADFGELAKQFSHDPLASAGGLWAPVTMGTDSLARPYDKIEKIAETLTVNEVKGPFEEEGRLFLVKLVSLTPPVSKSFDEVQNILESQLQFQHKNRKYNELVEKVIKRADFVELERFAEFCANEAYRRWSQ, from the coding sequence ATGGAGCAAACCGTTCGAACAGGCAGGGGACTGATGGGGCTGTATGCGGCAGGACTGTTTCTGTTTGCGCTCGGCTGCGGCTCCAAAATCCCGCAGGGAAAGTTTACGCAGGAGCAAATGCTCAATATCCCGCTGGCCAATCGCTACAATCTGCCTGCCCCTACCGGCGGGATGGTGTTAAAGGTCGGCTCCAATACGCTCACATCGGAAGAGATTCTCTCCGTGCCTCAGCTTCAGGAGACCCTGACTCCGCTGGCCAAACGCGGCAATCTGGCCGCCTATGAAGCCCAGGCTATGCCCCTGCTTCGAAGCGTCATCCGCTCCAAAGTCGCCGACCTGCTTCTCTATGAAGAGGCCCGCAAAAACGCCCCCGAAAACATCGACGAGCAGCTGGAGGCCGCCGTCAAGAAGGAAATCGAACGCTTCATTGCCGATTACGACAATAACGTCGCACTGGCCGAACAGGAACTCAAACGGATGGGAATGGACTGGCGCTCCTTTCAGGAGTACAACAAGAAACTCATCATGACCCATTCGTTTATCTCCGCCACAGTGATGGAAGAAAAGAAATTCACCCGCCGGGAACTGCTGGATTATTATGAACAGGTCAAAAACGAGCAGTTTTCCCGCCCCGGGCGGCTGCAGTTTCAGCTGATCGAGCTGGTGCCTTCGAAACTGACCTCCGAACAGATTCAGGAAGGCGAAACCCCCGAACAGGCCGCCCGCCGCATCGCCCAGGAGATTCTCAGCAAACTTCAGCAGGGCGCTGATTTCGGGGAGCTGGCCAAACAGTTTTCCCACGACCCCTTGGCCTCTGCAGGCGGGCTGTGGGCCCCTGTGACGATGGGGACGGATTCTCTGGCCCGTCCGTATGACAAAATAGAGAAAATTGCGGAAACTCTGACTGTGAATGAGGTAAAGGGGCCGTTTGAAGAAGAAGGCCGGCTCTTTCTTGTAAAATTGGTCTCTCTAACGCCCCCGGTCTCCAAATCGTTCGATGAAGTCCAGAATATCCTCGAATCCCAGCTTCAGTTTCAGCATAAGAATCGCAAATACAATGAGTTAGTTGAGAAGGTGATTAAAAGGGCCGATTTTGTCGAGTTAGAGCGATTTGCTGAGTTTTGTGCCAATGAGGCCTATCGGCGGTGGAGTCAATAA
- a CDS encoding glycoside hydrolase family 127 protein, protein MKRPGPNRNVCAVLCSVLFCLSNPLLWAGADYPYQPVPFTQVRFTDRFWQPRIETNRTVTIPFAFEMCEKTHRIDNFKIAGKLMEGRWEGEFGFNDTDPYKIIEGASYGLMVKPDPKMEAYLDQLIGYIAAAQEPDGYLYTAYTANAREGGKRQITCCYDKERWDNLPASHELYNAGHMYEAAVAHYLATGKRTFLDIAVKNADLICETFGPGKHEGVPGHQEIEIGLVKLYRVTGDEKYLRQARWFLNQRGRTGHKDAYMQSHIPVVEQTEAVGHAVRAGYMYSGMADAAALTGDADFIRAIHTLWDNVANRKLYVTGGIGARHQGEAFGNDYELPNASAYCETCANIANVYWNHRMFLLDGESKYIDVMERALYNSVISGVSLDGKRFFYPNPLESAGNYERSEWFGCACCPGNITRFLASVSGYAYAVRGKAVYVNLFGQSEARLKPDGGTVRILQETDFPWDGKVLLQILPESDNLPMVLKIRIPDWATDVFSSSALYAFTKPLERPAAIAVNGQPIEPEIQKGYAVIDRLWKAGDTVMLDLPMPVRRITCDERVKDNIGKTAFQRGPLVYCLEWPDVEGGQVLSVMVEKDAPLEAVYRADLLGGLVVLRGTAAEIGRGEDGQIRRTPRKFEAIPYYAWAYRGKGPMAVWIPYTETAVGQK, encoded by the coding sequence ATGAAGCGCCCGGGTCCGAATCGGAATGTCTGCGCTGTTCTTTGTTCTGTGCTGTTTTGTTTGTCAAATCCGCTGCTTTGGGCCGGGGCGGATTATCCGTATCAGCCGGTGCCGTTTACGCAGGTGCGGTTTACGGACCGATTCTGGCAGCCGCGGATCGAAACTAATCGGACGGTGACGATTCCGTTTGCCTTCGAGATGTGTGAAAAGACGCACCGCATCGACAATTTTAAGATTGCCGGCAAACTGATGGAAGGCCGCTGGGAAGGAGAATTCGGGTTTAACGACACCGACCCCTACAAAATCATTGAAGGGGCCTCGTACGGGCTGATGGTCAAGCCGGACCCGAAGATGGAGGCATATCTGGATCAGTTAATCGGGTATATCGCCGCCGCCCAGGAGCCGGACGGCTATCTGTACACGGCCTATACGGCCAATGCCCGCGAAGGCGGCAAACGCCAAATCACCTGCTGCTACGACAAGGAGCGCTGGGACAATCTGCCCGCCAGCCACGAGCTGTACAATGCCGGGCATATGTACGAAGCGGCCGTAGCGCATTATCTGGCCACCGGCAAGCGGACCTTTCTGGATATCGCCGTCAAAAACGCCGATCTGATTTGTGAAACGTTCGGGCCGGGCAAACACGAGGGCGTCCCCGGCCATCAGGAGATTGAAATCGGACTGGTGAAACTGTATCGGGTCACCGGCGATGAAAAATACCTCCGCCAGGCCCGGTGGTTCCTCAATCAGCGGGGACGAACCGGACACAAAGACGCCTATATGCAGTCGCATATCCCGGTGGTGGAGCAGACCGAGGCGGTCGGACATGCCGTGCGGGCCGGCTATATGTACAGCGGGATGGCGGACGCGGCGGCCCTGACCGGCGATGCGGACTTTATCCGGGCGATTCATACCCTCTGGGACAACGTGGCCAACCGAAAACTGTATGTGACCGGCGGCATCGGAGCGCGCCATCAGGGAGAGGCCTTCGGAAACGATTATGAACTGCCCAACGCCAGCGCCTACTGCGAGACCTGCGCCAACATCGCCAATGTCTATTGGAACCATCGAATGTTTCTGCTGGACGGCGAATCCAAATATATCGATGTGATGGAGCGGGCCCTGTACAACAGCGTCATTTCAGGCGTATCGCTGGACGGCAAGCGGTTCTTTTATCCCAATCCGCTGGAGTCGGCGGGCAATTACGAGCGAAGCGAATGGTTCGGCTGCGCCTGCTGTCCGGGCAATATCACGCGGTTTCTGGCCTCCGTTTCGGGGTATGCGTATGCCGTGCGAGGCAAAGCAGTGTATGTGAACCTGTTCGGCCAGTCGGAGGCCCGGCTCAAACCCGACGGCGGAACTGTGCGAATCCTGCAGGAGACGGATTTTCCGTGGGACGGCAAGGTACTCCTGCAGATTCTGCCGGAATCGGACAATCTGCCGATGGTGCTGAAGATACGAATACCTGACTGGGCGACGGATGTTTTTTCTTCTTCAGCGCTGTACGCGTTTACAAAACCGCTGGAACGGCCGGCGGCGATTGCCGTCAATGGACAGCCCATCGAGCCGGAAATCCAGAAAGGATATGCCGTTATCGACCGGCTCTGGAAGGCGGGCGATACGGTGATGCTGGATTTGCCGATGCCCGTGCGGCGAATTACCTGTGATGAGCGGGTCAAGGACAACATCGGCAAGACGGCCTTTCAGCGCGGACCGCTGGTGTACTGTCTGGAGTGGCCGGATGTGGAAGGCGGGCAGGTGCTGAGTGTGATGGTTGAAAAGGATGCGCCGCTGGAGGCGGTGTATCGGGCGGACCTGCTGGGCGGGCTGGTGGTCCTGCGGGGCACGGCGGCGGAAATCGGCCGAGGCGAGGACGGCCAAATCCGCCGAACGCCGCGGAAGTTCGAGGCGATTCCATACTATGCCTGGGCATATCGCGGCAAAGGGCCGATGGCGGTGTGGATTCCGTATACGGAAACCGCTGTGGGACAGAAATAA
- a CDS encoding DUF2185 domain-containing protein, which yields MEKKYKLAASEIQSLVPDLGFGFVSDKIAVDGHRVQCMVREEPDEEADSGWRFLGGGETEEYLDEPEHISLLDINTIANYDPEIIPFLMYPPGTQIERNAAGRLEVTSPDTEEPEIILLPPVVAGTVLVPQCWRFDISGRMFRRIDGGSLVLWRPGLTIWMDVYTANNQSIEERVNGILSIKSEKAADLQRRDEEGMVKLRYSLTETVADKELHGVYLFGFTPEEELHLAVYYTSEADRREIEKIWETLGVVKT from the coding sequence ATGGAAAAGAAATACAAACTGGCAGCCTCGGAGATTCAGTCCTTAGTGCCCGATTTGGGGTTCGGCTTTGTTTCGGACAAGATTGCCGTGGACGGCCACCGCGTTCAGTGCATGGTGCGGGAAGAACCTGATGAGGAGGCCGACAGCGGCTGGCGGTTTCTGGGAGGCGGAGAGACCGAGGAATATCTGGACGAACCGGAGCACATTTCGCTGCTGGATATCAATACAATAGCCAATTATGACCCGGAGATTATCCCCTTTTTGATGTATCCGCCGGGGACGCAGATTGAGCGAAACGCTGCCGGCCGGCTGGAAGTGACCAGTCCGGATACGGAAGAGCCGGAAATCATCCTGCTGCCGCCGGTGGTCGCCGGAACGGTGCTGGTGCCGCAGTGCTGGCGGTTTGACATCAGCGGACGGATGTTTCGGCGGATTGACGGCGGCAGTCTGGTGCTCTGGCGGCCGGGGCTGACCATCTGGATGGATGTCTATACCGCCAACAATCAGTCGATTGAAGAGCGGGTCAACGGAATCCTTTCCATCAAGAGTGAAAAAGCGGCCGACCTGCAGCGGCGCGACGAAGAGGGCATGGTCAAACTGCGGTATTCGCTGACGGAAACCGTGGCCGACAAGGAACTGCACGGCGTCTATCTGTTCGGCTTTACCCCCGAGGAGGAACTGCATCTGGCGGTGTACTATACCTCAGAGGCGGACCGACGGGAAATCGAGAAAATCTGGGAGACCCTGGGGGTTGTGAAAACGTAA
- a CDS encoding dicarboxylate/amino acid:cation symporter, with amino-acid sequence MPSKSILSSGVFTGILLGSAVIGGLLGWFGGHRAEVLKPLGDIFLNLLYCAAVPLVFFSLSSAAAGAGETKRLGRMAVLMLVVFAGTGIIASCLMIGAVKLFNPVGGLTLSAAPSNAGESVRLGQTLAETLTVPNFSNLFDREHMAALIVFSILTGLAAQAAGSKGRAFRAFLNSGAAVMGRLIRLIMGYAPIGLAAYFAYLVGVFGPQLAGTYGRAVLVYYPLAFLYFVAGFSVYAYWAGGREGLGRFWKHIWPASLTALGTGSSLAALPANLEAAGRIGIPDDIRRFVLPLGATIHMDGTCLAAILKIAILFALFGREFSGPEVLAGAVGAALLAGMVMSGIPGGGFLGEMILVSLYGFGPEALPVIALLGTLVDPPATMVNSSGDTAAAMLIARLLEGRNWLDSGAARQAPDARNGYG; translated from the coding sequence ATGCCTTCGAAATCGATTCTTTCAAGCGGAGTTTTTACCGGGATTTTGCTGGGTTCGGCGGTAATTGGAGGACTGCTGGGCTGGTTCGGCGGACATCGCGCGGAGGTGCTCAAGCCGCTGGGGGATATTTTTCTGAATCTGCTGTACTGTGCGGCGGTGCCGCTGGTGTTTTTTTCGCTCAGTTCGGCGGCGGCGGGCGCCGGCGAAACAAAACGGCTGGGGCGGATGGCCGTTCTGATGCTGGTTGTGTTTGCCGGAACGGGGATAATTGCATCCTGCCTGATGATTGGGGCGGTTAAACTGTTCAATCCGGTGGGGGGCCTGACCCTGTCGGCTGCGCCATCGAATGCGGGCGAATCGGTCCGGCTGGGGCAGACGCTGGCCGAGACGCTGACGGTTCCCAACTTTTCGAATCTGTTTGACCGGGAACATATGGCGGCCCTGATTGTGTTTTCGATTCTGACGGGGCTGGCGGCGCAGGCAGCGGGCAGCAAGGGCCGGGCCTTTCGGGCGTTCCTGAACTCCGGAGCCGCCGTGATGGGTCGGCTGATTCGGCTGATTATGGGCTATGCACCAATCGGGCTGGCGGCGTATTTTGCCTATCTGGTCGGGGTGTTCGGTCCGCAGCTGGCGGGCACCTACGGACGGGCGGTGCTGGTCTATTATCCGCTGGCGTTTTTGTATTTTGTTGCCGGTTTTTCGGTATACGCCTATTGGGCGGGCGGAAGAGAGGGGCTCGGGCGGTTCTGGAAGCACATCTGGCCCGCCTCGCTGACGGCGCTGGGCACCGGCAGCAGTCTGGCAGCCCTGCCGGCCAATCTGGAGGCAGCCGGACGCATTGGAATCCCGGACGATATCCGCCGTTTTGTGCTGCCGCTGGGGGCGACGATTCATATGGACGGCACATGTTTGGCGGCGATTCTGAAGATTGCAATTTTGTTTGCCCTGTTCGGGCGGGAGTTTTCCGGGCCGGAGGTGCTGGCCGGAGCGGTGGGTGCGGCCCTGCTGGCGGGGATGGTGATGAGCGGCATCCCGGGCGGCGGCTTTCTGGGGGAAATGATTCTTGTATCGCTGTATGGGTTCGGGCCGGAGGCCCTGCCGGTAATTGCCCTGCTGGGCACGCTGGTGGACCCGCCGGCGACGATGGTCAATTCGAGCGGCGATACGGCGGCGGCGATGCTCATCGCCCGGCTGCTGGAAGGCAGAAACTGGCTGGACAGCGGCGCCGCCCGCCAAGCCCCGGACGCCAGAAACGGCTACGGCTGA
- a CDS encoding DUF134 domain-containing protein: MPRPPFCRRISGLPVCRFYKPQGIPASMLEQVILTEDEWEAVRLADKEGLYHEQAAERMNVSRQTFGRILESARRKIADALVSGKALLIQGGCVEFTAPTFPPAGPSAPPRAVQGPDESVHPEPHRPCGRRGRHWHQP, from the coding sequence ATGCCTCGCCCGCCGTTTTGCAGACGCATCAGCGGCCTGCCGGTTTGTCGGTTTTATAAACCGCAGGGCATTCCCGCCTCGATGCTCGAACAGGTTATCCTGACCGAAGACGAATGGGAGGCCGTTCGTCTGGCCGACAAAGAAGGGCTCTATCACGAACAGGCCGCTGAGCGGATGAATGTTTCGCGGCAGACCTTTGGACGCATTCTCGAATCCGCCCGCCGCAAAATTGCGGATGCCCTTGTCAGCGGCAAGGCCCTGCTGATCCAGGGGGGATGCGTGGAGTTTACGGCACCGACTTTTCCTCCGGCGGGTCCGTCTGCTCCGCCTCGTGCTGTTCAGGGTCCGGACGAATCGGTTCATCCGGAACCGCATCGTCCCTGCGGACGCCGAGGTCGGCATTGGCATCAGCCGTAG
- a CDS encoding iron-sulfur cluster carrier protein MrpORP: protein MEQQNHGNRIGKTILVMSGKGGVGKSSVAVNLAVWMAIQNRKTGLLDIDLHGPSIPKMLGMEEQKIFQIEGQMHPAQYRPNLKVMSIGFLLENPDTPIIWRGPAKHSFLQQCIQNVWWDQLDVLVVDCPPGTGDEVLSVVHLLGKIDGAILVTTPQEIALLDVRKCISFCQQLKIPVLGLIENMNGLLCPHCGKKVDLFGYGACQDAAEQFGVPVLGGIPFAPELARTGDIGRPIVQNNPLHPAAQALAACFQSALGNDMPDANESERSMSMKIAVPLHEGRLSAHFGHCSQFAVVEVDPQRKTILHIQLHTPPAHEPGVLPQWLSHLQVGTVIAGGMGQRAQSLFQEKNIRVLVGAPCGTPEELVQSYLDGSLKLGQNVCEH from the coding sequence ATGGAACAGCAGAATCATGGGAACCGGATCGGGAAAACCATTCTTGTAATGAGCGGCAAAGGGGGGGTCGGCAAAAGCAGTGTTGCCGTCAATCTGGCTGTTTGGATGGCGATTCAAAACCGGAAAACCGGCCTGCTTGATATTGATCTGCACGGCCCCAGTATTCCGAAAATGCTGGGGATGGAAGAGCAAAAAATTTTTCAGATCGAAGGACAGATGCATCCGGCTCAATACCGGCCGAATCTCAAAGTCATGAGCATCGGATTTTTACTGGAAAACCCCGATACCCCGATTATCTGGCGGGGGCCGGCCAAACATAGTTTCCTTCAGCAGTGTATTCAAAACGTCTGGTGGGACCAACTGGATGTTCTGGTTGTCGATTGTCCCCCCGGAACAGGGGATGAAGTCCTCTCTGTTGTTCATCTGCTGGGAAAAATCGACGGGGCGATCCTTGTGACAACCCCGCAGGAAATCGCTCTTCTGGATGTTCGGAAATGCATTTCATTCTGTCAACAGTTAAAGATTCCGGTGCTGGGTTTGATCGAGAATATGAACGGCCTGCTCTGTCCGCATTGCGGAAAAAAAGTGGATCTTTTCGGATACGGGGCCTGTCAGGATGCGGCAGAGCAGTTCGGAGTTCCTGTTCTCGGGGGGATTCCCTTCGCACCGGAACTGGCCCGAACCGGCGACATCGGGCGTCCTATTGTTCAGAACAATCCGCTTCATCCGGCTGCACAGGCTCTGGCTGCCTGCTTTCAATCCGCTCTCGGAAATGATATGCCTGATGCAAATGAATCAGAAAGGAGTATGTCTATGAAAATTGCTGTTCCTCTTCATGAAGGACGTCTGTCCGCTCATTTCGGCCACTGCTCTCAATTTGCCGTTGTCGAGGTTGACCCGCAAAGAAAAACCATTCTCCATATACAGCTACACACACCGCCTGCACACGAACCCGGTGTTCTGCCCCAATGGCTGTCTCATCTGCAGGTCGGCACGGTGATTGCGGGCGGAATGGGGCAGCGGGCCCAGTCTTTGTTCCAGGAAAAGAACATTCGGGTTCTGGTCGGGGCTCCTTGCGGAACTCCGGAGGAACTTGTTCAGAGTTATCTGGACGGAAGCCTCAAACTCGGTCAAAATGTCTGTGAGCATTAG
- a CDS encoding ATP-binding protein, which translates to MKEIVVISGKGGTGKTSITAALAALAGTGVLADCDVDAADLHLLTSPIVLQEYEFVGGKRAAIRSAKCRGCGRCYSLCRFGAIEPVVSKNVFRVQESFCEGCRVCVEFCPAGAIDWVEVVSGRWFLSQTRFGPMVHAQLGIAQENSGKLVTLLRKEARRIADEKKTDWVFTDGSPGIGCPVIASLTGADFVLAVTEPTQSGCHDLMRVLELTEHFGISAAVCINKADINPEMTRQIERLAVGKNLPKPVTIPYDPSITAAQIQAQSVIEYDKNSPAARAVSSLWETIQKLIFS; encoded by the coding sequence GTGAAGGAAATCGTAGTCATCAGCGGCAAGGGCGGCACCGGCAAAACCAGCATCACGGCGGCACTGGCGGCACTGGCGGGCACCGGTGTGCTGGCCGATTGTGATGTGGACGCAGCCGATCTGCACCTGCTGACATCGCCGATTGTTTTACAGGAGTACGAATTTGTCGGCGGGAAACGGGCGGCAATCCGGTCTGCCAAGTGCCGGGGATGCGGCCGCTGTTATTCTCTGTGCCGATTCGGCGCAATTGAGCCGGTCGTATCCAAGAATGTGTTTCGTGTTCAAGAATCTTTCTGCGAGGGATGCCGGGTGTGCGTGGAGTTCTGTCCGGCGGGGGCGATCGATTGGGTCGAGGTTGTCAGCGGCCGCTGGTTTCTTTCCCAGACCCGTTTCGGTCCGATGGTGCATGCCCAACTGGGCATCGCCCAGGAAAACAGCGGAAAGTTGGTGACGCTGCTCCGCAAGGAGGCCCGGCGAATCGCTGATGAAAAAAAAACGGACTGGGTGTTTACTGACGGCTCGCCCGGGATCGGATGTCCGGTTATTGCGTCTTTGACCGGTGCGGATTTTGTACTGGCGGTGACGGAACCGACTCAATCCGGCTGTCATGATCTGATGCGGGTGCTGGAACTGACCGAGCATTTCGGAATTTCAGCGGCGGTGTGCATCAATAAGGCGGACATCAATCCGGAAATGACACGACAAATCGAGCGGCTTGCGGTCGGGAAAAATCTGCCCAAACCCGTGACGATTCCCTATGACCCTTCAATAACCGCCGCCCAGATTCAGGCGCAGAGTGTGATTGAATATGATAAAAACAGTCCGGCGGCTCGGGCCGTCAGCTCTTTATGGGAAACCATTCAGAAACTGATTTTCTCCTAA
- a CDS encoding ATP-binding protein encodes MRPYPSIAVASGKGGTGKTTVAVNLAWTLSQAGQPVQYLDCDAEEPNGAIFLRPIIDWKESVFVEVPQVDLSRCSGCGKCGRLCQYGAIVAAGAHVLTFETLCHSCGGCMQICPEGAIAAKSLEVGGIEGGKAGGMDCVQGLLKIGSVRIPAVIRQVRRRARADAVKILDAPPGTSCPVLAAVRDTDFVLLVTEPTPFGLHDLKLAVAMVRELRLLFGVAINRADSGDKRIEEYCADENIDILLRLPEDRRIAEAYSEGRIIAEVLPEYRKPFACLAERVLL; translated from the coding sequence GTGAGACCGTATCCGTCCATTGCAGTCGCCAGCGGAAAAGGCGGCACAGGCAAAACCACCGTTGCGGTTAATCTGGCCTGGACGTTGTCTCAGGCCGGACAGCCGGTCCAGTATCTCGATTGCGATGCGGAAGAACCCAACGGAGCAATTTTCCTTCGGCCGATTATCGATTGGAAGGAAAGCGTTTTTGTTGAGGTTCCTCAGGTAGACCTGTCGCGATGCAGCGGTTGCGGCAAGTGCGGGCGGCTGTGCCAGTACGGAGCAATTGTTGCGGCGGGAGCCCATGTGCTGACCTTCGAGACGCTCTGTCATTCCTGCGGCGGATGTATGCAGATATGTCCGGAGGGAGCTATTGCGGCCAAATCCCTCGAGGTCGGGGGCATAGAAGGGGGCAAGGCGGGCGGAATGGACTGTGTGCAGGGCCTGCTGAAAATCGGCAGCGTACGCATACCTGCTGTCATCCGTCAGGTCCGCAGGCGGGCGAGAGCTGATGCGGTCAAAATCCTCGATGCCCCGCCGGGCACATCCTGCCCGGTCCTTGCCGCGGTCCGGGATACGGATTTTGTTCTGTTGGTAACCGAGCCGACTCCGTTCGGCCTGCATGACCTGAAACTGGCAGTCGCCATGGTCAGGGAACTGAGGTTGCTTTTTGGTGTAGCGATCAATCGGGCCGACAGCGGCGATAAACGAATAGAAGAATACTGCGCCGATGAAAACATCGACATTCTGCTGCGTCTGCCGGAGGACCGCCGCATCGCTGAGGCATATTCCGAAGGCCGAATCATTGCCGAGGTCCTGCCGGAATATCGGAAGCCGTTTGCTTGCTTGGCCGAAAGGGTTCTGCTGTGA
- a CDS encoding NifB/NifX family molybdenum-iron cluster-binding protein: MKICITSEGPTLEDRVDSRFGRAAYFLLVDSDTMDCQVLSNQTAEAGGGVGVQAAKKVLDVGARAVLTGNCGPNAIRILQAGKVAVYSGVSGSVKQAIEAFKAGRLKPDTPPEPLPPDRMEPPR, from the coding sequence ATGAAAATCTGCATTACATCAGAGGGGCCGACGCTCGAGGATAGAGTGGACTCCCGATTCGGTCGTGCTGCTTATTTTTTGCTGGTGGATTCCGACACAATGGACTGTCAGGTGCTCTCGAATCAGACTGCTGAAGCAGGCGGCGGAGTCGGAGTTCAGGCGGCCAAAAAGGTTCTTGATGTCGGCGCTCGGGCGGTGCTGACCGGAAACTGCGGTCCGAATGCGATTCGCATTCTTCAGGCGGGCAAAGTAGCCGTCTATAGCGGTGTTTCCGGTTCAGTCAAGCAGGCAATTGAGGCCTTCAAAGCCGGACGGCTGAAACCCGATACGCCGCCCGAACCCCTTCCGCCTGACCGGATGGAGCCGCCGAGGTGA
- a CDS encoding DUF5320 domain-containing protein — MPFGDGTGPFGMGPRTGRGAGFCAGFGMPGTANRSFPSCFGWNGAGRGWRNWFWATGLPGWARVQRGAGMPSGPWILSEQKELDVLKNQAAQMEQMLEQIRQRIEQLQSEQK; from the coding sequence ATGCCATTTGGAGACGGAACAGGACCGTTTGGAATGGGCCCCCGCACAGGACGGGGAGCAGGTTTTTGTGCAGGATTTGGAATGCCCGGAACCGCTAATCGTTCGTTTCCGTCATGCTTTGGATGGAACGGCGCAGGCCGCGGTTGGCGGAATTGGTTTTGGGCGACCGGACTGCCCGGCTGGGCCCGAGTGCAGCGCGGAGCCGGAATGCCCTCTGGCCCTTGGATTTTATCCGAACAGAAAGAATTGGATGTGCTGAAGAATCAGGCCGCTCAAATGGAGCAGATGCTCGAACAAATCCGTCAGCGTATCGAACAACTGCAGTCCGAGCAGAAGTAG
- a CDS encoding ARMT1-like domain-containing protein produces MKCALDCIPCFIRQANEAARMVSGDPAVHQKILHQVHSLLSGIDLNAPPPIISRRIHHQIRQISGNPDPYKEVKHRCNQLALQWLPGLRERVRTSEDPFRAAVLLAIAGNIIDYGVHGSLQMHTVKETIDRALHQPLDEQVLERFRQSIAAARSILYLGDNAGEIVFDRLLLEQMPLEKITFVVKGSPILNDATKEEAAQAGLTEMVRVVDSGADAPGTVLEDCSREFRRLFEQADLIVAKGQGNFETLNETPANLFFLFQVKCPVVAAHLGEAIGTFVLRRTEMSACLVRKKQ; encoded by the coding sequence ATGAAATGTGCATTAGACTGTATCCCTTGCTTTATTCGACAGGCAAATGAAGCGGCTCGGATGGTTTCCGGCGATCCGGCCGTCCATCAGAAGATACTCCATCAGGTTCATTCTCTTTTGTCCGGCATCGACCTGAATGCACCTCCGCCAATTATCAGCCGGCGAATTCATCATCAGATTCGCCAAATCAGCGGCAATCCCGACCCGTACAAAGAGGTCAAACACCGATGCAATCAGCTGGCCCTACAATGGCTGCCCGGCCTGCGGGAGCGGGTGCGAACCTCCGAAGACCCGTTTCGGGCTGCGGTCCTGCTGGCGATTGCGGGCAATATTATCGACTACGGTGTCCACGGCTCCCTGCAGATGCACACGGTCAAGGAAACCATCGACCGGGCCCTTCACCAGCCGCTCGATGAGCAGGTACTCGAGCGTTTTCGTCAGTCCATTGCCGCCGCCCGTTCCATCCTCTATCTGGGCGACAATGCCGGAGAGATTGTTTTCGACCGCCTTCTGCTTGAACAGATGCCGCTCGAGAAGATTACCTTTGTCGTCAAGGGCTCACCGATTCTCAATGACGCAACAAAAGAAGAGGCTGCTCAGGCGGGTCTGACCGAAATGGTTCGGGTCGTCGACAGCGGCGCCGACGCTCCCGGGACGGTTCTGGAGGATTGCAGCCGCGAATTTCGCCGCCTGTTTGAGCAGGCCGATTTGATTGTCGCCAAAGGGCAGGGCAATTTTGAAACGCTCAACGAGACACCCGCCAATCTGTTCTTTCTCTTTCAGGTCAAATGCCCCGTCGTGGCGGCACATCTGGGAGAGGCGATTGGAACATTTGTTCTCAGGCGGACAGAGATGTCTGCCTGTTTGGTCAGGAAAAAACAATAA